A region from the Lysobacter antibioticus genome encodes:
- the aroB gene encoding 3-dehydroquinate synthase: MSAIRRVEVSGGPTYSIEIGAGLLDDGARLARTVRGRHALIVSDENVAPLYLARLEAALHASRPSLSVAHFVIPPGEHEKTLARFGECLGALAALGATRDASVIALGGGVVGDLAGFAAACWMRGIDCVQVPTTLLAMVDSSVGGKTAVDLPSGKNLVGAFHPPRAVIADTTALRTLPDRELRAGLAEVVKYGAIFDASFLDWLEAHAEALLARDDEALAEAVARSCRYKADVVARDLYEHGDRAMLNFGHTFGHAIETEQGYAGTRGDGLNHGEAVAVGMVLAARLSAALGRASAADVDRLKHLLERLDLPTSIPDGLTPQALLERMRLDKKADAAGLRFILWDKAGAARIVAGVPDDAVLAVLAAG, translated from the coding sequence ATGAGCGCGATACGCAGGGTCGAAGTATCGGGCGGGCCCACCTACAGCATCGAGATCGGCGCCGGCCTGCTCGACGACGGCGCACGCCTGGCGCGCACCGTGCGCGGACGCCACGCGCTGATCGTCAGCGACGAAAACGTCGCCCCGCTCTACCTCGCCCGTCTCGAAGCCGCCCTGCATGCGTCCAGGCCGAGCCTGAGCGTGGCGCATTTCGTGATCCCGCCCGGCGAACACGAGAAGACCCTGGCGCGGTTCGGCGAATGCCTGGGCGCGCTCGCCGCGCTCGGCGCCACCCGCGACGCCAGCGTGATCGCGCTCGGCGGCGGCGTGGTCGGCGATCTGGCCGGCTTCGCCGCGGCCTGCTGGATGCGCGGCATCGACTGCGTGCAGGTGCCGACCACCTTGTTGGCGATGGTCGACTCCTCGGTCGGGGGCAAGACCGCGGTCGACCTGCCCAGCGGCAAGAACCTGGTCGGCGCCTTCCATCCGCCGCGCGCGGTGATCGCCGACACCACCGCCTTGCGTACCCTGCCCGATCGCGAACTGCGCGCCGGCCTGGCCGAAGTGGTGAAGTACGGCGCGATCTTCGACGCCAGTTTCCTCGATTGGCTGGAGGCGCATGCCGAGGCCTTGCTGGCCCGCGACGACGAGGCCCTGGCCGAGGCGGTCGCGCGCAGTTGCCGCTACAAGGCCGACGTGGTCGCACGCGATCTGTACGAACACGGCGACCGCGCCATGCTCAACTTCGGCCACACCTTCGGCCACGCGATCGAAACCGAACAAGGCTATGCCGGCACCCGCGGCGACGGCCTCAACCACGGCGAAGCGGTCGCGGTCGGCATGGTCTTGGCGGCGCGCCTGTCGGCGGCGCTCGGGCGCGCCAGTGCGGCCGACGTCGATCGCCTGAAGCATTTGCTGGAGCGGCTCGACCTGCCGACCTCGATTCCCGACGGCCTGACGCCGCAAGCCTTGCTGGAACGCATGCGCCTGGACAAGAAGGCCGATGCCGCCGGCCTGCGTTTCATTTTGTGGGACAAGGCCGGCGCGGCGCGGATCGTCGCGGGCGTGCCCGACGACGCGGTGCTGGCGGTGCTCGCCGCCGGTTGA
- a CDS encoding cysteine hydrolase family protein has product MNASSTSRKRALVVIDVQNDYFADGLPIEYPPVAKTLPNIGRAMDAARAAGVPVVVVQNTAPAGSPVFDKGTPGWELNDVVASRPRDHYIEKNFPSVFTGTDFKQWIEANGIDTLSVIGYMTHNCDASTVFEAAHLNLNVEFLHDASGSLSYENSAGHASAEEIHRVFMVVFQSRFAAVLSTDEWIDAVHTGAEPYLDNPHASNQRARARNRAAA; this is encoded by the coding sequence ATGAACGCTTCGTCCACCAGCCGCAAACGCGCCCTCGTCGTGATCGACGTGCAGAACGACTATTTCGCCGACGGCCTGCCGATCGAATACCCGCCGGTCGCCAAGACCCTGCCCAACATCGGCCGTGCCATGGACGCCGCGCGCGCCGCCGGGGTGCCGGTGGTGGTGGTGCAGAACACCGCGCCGGCCGGTTCGCCGGTGTTCGACAAGGGCACTCCGGGCTGGGAGCTCAACGACGTCGTCGCCAGCCGCCCGCGCGATCACTACATCGAGAAGAATTTTCCGAGCGTGTTCACCGGCACCGACTTCAAGCAGTGGATCGAAGCCAACGGCATCGACACCCTCAGCGTGATCGGCTACATGACCCACAATTGCGACGCATCCACCGTGTTCGAGGCCGCGCATCTGAACTTGAACGTGGAGTTCCTGCACGACGCCAGCGGTTCGCTGTCGTACGAGAACAGCGCCGGCCATGCCAGCGCCGAAGAGATCCATCGCGTGTTCATGGTGGTGTTCCAGAGCCGCTTCGCTGCGGTGCTGAGCACCGACGAATGGATCGATGCGGTGCACACCGGTGCGGAGCCCTACCTCGACAACCCGCATGCATCCAACCAGCGCGCACGGGCCCGCAACCGGGCGGCCGCCTGA
- a CDS encoding helix-turn-helix domain-containing protein, translating to MYNQAMNESADSQRLAVVAFDRISPFHLSVPCLVFDNREGDRDLDLPQFDLRVCAAEPGRLRTRAGFSIETRYGLQALRSADTIIVPSWRDADERPPEPLLKALRGAHARGARIVGLCLGAYVLAEAGLLDGRRATTHWHWSEHFAARYPQVALQRDVLYVDDERITTSAGTAAALDCCLHLLRGMHGAEIANRVARRLVVAPHRQGGQAQYIEQPLPASAQDDRLATVLAWALAHLDQAHSLDALAERALMSRRTFTRRFRDSTGTTVGQWLTGQRLARAQRLLETSDASLDAIAAETGFGTPASLRQHFAAQLGTSPSAYRRGFRGA from the coding sequence ATGTACAATCAGGCCATGAACGAATCCGCCGACTCCCAGCGCCTGGCCGTGGTCGCCTTCGACCGCATCAGCCCCTTCCACCTGTCGGTGCCCTGCCTGGTGTTCGATAACCGCGAAGGCGACCGCGACCTCGACCTGCCGCAATTCGACCTGCGCGTCTGTGCCGCCGAGCCCGGCCGCCTGCGCACCCGCGCCGGTTTCAGCATCGAGACGCGCTACGGCCTGCAGGCCCTGCGCAGCGCCGACACCATCATCGTGCCGTCCTGGCGCGACGCCGACGAGCGCCCGCCGGAGCCCTTGCTCAAGGCCTTGCGCGGCGCACATGCGCGCGGCGCCCGCATCGTCGGCCTGTGCCTGGGCGCCTACGTGCTGGCCGAAGCCGGCCTGCTCGACGGCCGGCGCGCGACCACGCACTGGCATTGGAGCGAGCACTTCGCCGCGCGCTATCCGCAGGTCGCGCTGCAACGCGATGTGCTCTACGTCGACGACGAACGCATCACCACCTCGGCCGGCACCGCCGCGGCGCTGGATTGCTGCCTGCACCTGCTGCGCGGCATGCACGGCGCCGAGATCGCCAACCGCGTCGCCCGCCGCCTGGTGGTCGCGCCGCACCGCCAGGGCGGGCAGGCCCAGTACATCGAACAGCCGCTGCCGGCCTCGGCCCAGGACGACCGCCTGGCCACGGTGCTGGCTTGGGCGTTGGCCCATCTGGACCAGGCGCACAGCCTGGACGCCCTGGCCGAACGCGCGCTGATGAGCCGACGCACCTTCACCCGCCGCTTCCGCGACAGCACTGGCACCACGGTCGGGCAATGGCTGACCGGCCAACGGCTGGCGCGTGCCCAGCGGCTGCTGGAAACCAGCGACGCCAGCCTGGACGCGATCGCCGCCGAGACCGGCTTCGGCACCCCGGCCTCGCTGCGCCAACACTTCGCCGCCCAGCTCGGCACCTCGCCCTCGGCCTACCGACGCGGTTTCCGCGGCGCCTGA
- a CDS encoding WGR domain-containing protein, translated as MRLLLQQRPEGREAPRFVQLMLQPDLLGGWTLLRETGQIGGRSTVRREQFMDHDSALAALEQARDQQLKRGFQLMFSQGAEAPR; from the coding sequence GTGCGCCTCCTTCTCCAACAACGGCCGGAAGGCCGCGAAGCTCCCCGCTTCGTACAGCTGATGCTGCAGCCCGACTTGCTCGGCGGCTGGACGCTGCTGCGCGAAACCGGCCAGATCGGCGGCCGCAGCACGGTCCGGCGCGAGCAGTTCATGGACCACGACAGCGCCCTGGCGGCGCTGGAACAGGCCCGCGACCAACAGCTCAAGCGCGGCTTCCAGCTGATGTTCTCGCAGGGCGCCGAAGCGCCGCGATGA
- the hemE gene encoding uroporphyrinogen decarboxylase, whose product MSNPSPVNDRFLRALRRQPVDRTPVWLMRQAGRYLPEYRATRAQAGSFLNLAKNPELACEVTLQPLRRFPLDAAILFSDILTVPDAMGLGLYFADGEGPKFERPIRSTADIDRLAVPDMGKELRYVMDAVSTIRRELNGSVPLIGFSGSPWTLACYMVEGGGSDNYSKVKSLALNDPAAMHRLLSVVTDAVIEYLKAQHASGAQALQVFDTWGGVLSPSMYREFSLRYLQRIAAELPRGDGDERAPLILFGKGNDPYIEDLAASGAEAVGVDWTIGLGDTARRIGGQVAIQGNLDPVTLYATPETIRGEVGRALDDYRDGNGGSREGHVFNLGHGMSPDMQPEHVAAMVAAVHELSAR is encoded by the coding sequence ATGTCCAATCCTTCTCCCGTCAACGACCGCTTCCTGCGCGCATTGCGTCGCCAACCCGTCGATCGCACGCCGGTCTGGCTGATGCGCCAGGCCGGCCGCTATCTGCCGGAATACCGCGCCACCCGCGCCCAGGCCGGCAGCTTCCTCAACCTGGCCAAGAACCCGGAGCTGGCCTGCGAGGTCACCCTGCAGCCGCTGCGCCGGTTTCCGCTCGATGCGGCGATCCTGTTCTCCGACATCCTGACCGTGCCCGATGCGATGGGCCTGGGCCTGTATTTCGCCGACGGCGAAGGCCCGAAGTTCGAGCGCCCGATCCGCTCCACCGCCGACATCGACCGCCTTGCCGTGCCCGACATGGGCAAGGAACTGCGCTACGTGATGGATGCGGTCAGCACGATCCGCCGCGAATTGAACGGCTCGGTGCCGTTGATCGGTTTCTCCGGCAGCCCATGGACGCTGGCCTGCTACATGGTCGAAGGCGGCGGCAGCGACAACTACTCCAAGGTGAAGTCGCTCGCCCTCAACGATCCGGCGGCGATGCACCGTCTGCTGAGCGTGGTCACCGATGCGGTGATCGAATACCTCAAGGCCCAGCACGCCAGCGGCGCGCAGGCGCTGCAGGTGTTCGACACCTGGGGCGGCGTGCTGTCGCCGTCGATGTACCGCGAGTTCTCGTTGCGCTATCTGCAACGCATCGCCGCCGAACTGCCGCGCGGCGACGGCGACGAACGCGCGCCGCTGATCCTGTTCGGCAAGGGCAACGATCCCTATATCGAAGACCTCGCCGCGAGCGGCGCGGAAGCGGTCGGTGTGGACTGGACCATCGGCCTGGGCGACACCGCGCGCCGCATCGGCGGCCAGGTCGCGATCCAGGGCAACCTCGATCCGGTCACTTTGTACGCCACGCCGGAAACGATCCGCGGCGAAGTCGGCCGCGCGCTCGACGATTACCGCGACGGCAACGGCGGCTCGCGCGAAGGCCACGTCTTCAATCTCGGCCACGGTATGTCGCCGGACATGCAGCCCGAGCACGTCGCGGCGATGGTCGCGGCGGTGCACGAGCTGAGCGCGCGCTGA
- a CDS encoding hybrid sensor histidine kinase/response regulator, with amino-acid sequence MRRTIRWLFALTWAALFCVALPTGMFPTAMAGLPETPRPRQLTVADGLPSNTVNRIAEDRQGYLWLATSEGLARYDGSGYRVWRREQGLRDNFLWAVHVDARNRVWIGTSQSGLAMLDAERKQFRYYDRANTPGLHDNNIWSIASTPDGTLWFGTAHGGLHRMAIDGSITRYAAREGDPRSLPSDGIANLSVAPDGTLWVSTLAGAARWTGRDFERVPDRALASVIVNTITFESDGTAWFGTPHGVGVRRPNGRYEAQPWARFAPDKTIIDVLRRDRTGQYWFDLPEGLGIGNAEGIAVVPLFSSTSQGLVRPNWSGAYEDREGGLWFASNGHGLWYLPPNWRQFSVLTRRIDDPATLGNASVRGIAPAQSGDMWLVGSGGVLDRLDPETGHVVHVAKGFSGNLGLDRVLQDRAGQVWVTYYGGLARIDPTTGAHRNWSLDSVRDPTIGGTTAELVESQGLIWLLGSDGDLQARDLDGRVRESFAFGERGLPKDAVLEQSGNGPDGVLWVSSSQGLWRWDAAARRFDAVPGSPAQPVHAFAFEGRARMWAAGFGTLEAYRWDGVRLQRESSLGARAGLPMTEARGLIVDRAGLVWMTTTRGLVRVDPQLRSVRVYGVKDGLPSQEFLERPQARPSDGRILVGSPEGLILFDPAVVRPIERAPPLIIETIEVRRRNERIAFPVANAAAAVTAVERAPVAFEGIWSDGVPPVTIVDDIARTAIADGIAPITNADGIAPIPIADGIAPITIADGDRDLRIVARLLSFNNAQTNRYRFRLSNYDPGWVDVGASGERNFSQLAPGDYRLEVKAKSADNVWTPVQVIALHVDSPWWWSPWAITGFIALVLSLLGLLWFAYRRRARRRLAWQRAEHEREVAKQASLAKTRFLATLGHEVRTPMTGVLGMSELLLDTPLDERQRSYTLAVRRAGEHLLRLVNDALDLARIESGKLELADEAFDLRALVEEASNLMAPLARQRRLAFEIDISSGAPAGLRGDVSRVCQILLNLLGNAIKFTDEGKVSLRVESLKPQGVRFEIADTGPGLNEEQKNRLFRRFEQGDGARTAARYGGSGLGLAICQELAAAMEGHITVYSEPGQGARFVFDLPLQNVAPPPRRHDESASIAYAAPLSLLLVEDDATVAEVIAGLLRAQGHRVAHVGNGLAALTEVATGHFDLALLDLDLPGINGLDLARQLRSQGFAQPLIAVTARADADAEPQATAAGFDRFLRKPVTGTLLREAMDAVLSRKTEVDRRLV; translated from the coding sequence ATGCGGCGCACTATTCGATGGCTGTTCGCGCTGACCTGGGCGGCGCTGTTTTGCGTCGCGCTTCCGACCGGCATGTTCCCGACCGCCATGGCCGGCCTGCCCGAGACGCCGCGTCCGCGCCAGCTCACGGTCGCCGACGGCCTGCCGTCGAACACCGTCAACCGCATCGCCGAAGACCGCCAAGGTTATCTGTGGCTGGCCACCAGCGAGGGCCTCGCCCGCTACGACGGCAGCGGCTACCGGGTCTGGCGGCGCGAACAGGGCCTGCGCGACAACTTCCTGTGGGCGGTGCACGTGGATGCGCGCAACCGGGTCTGGATCGGCACCAGCCAGTCCGGCCTGGCCATGCTCGACGCCGAGCGCAAGCAGTTCCGCTACTACGACCGCGCCAATACGCCGGGGTTGCACGACAACAACATCTGGTCGATCGCCTCCACGCCCGACGGCACGCTGTGGTTCGGCACCGCCCACGGCGGCCTGCACCGGATGGCGATCGACGGCAGCATCACCCGTTACGCGGCCCGCGAAGGCGATCCGCGCAGCCTGCCCAGCGACGGCATCGCCAACCTCAGCGTCGCCCCCGACGGCACGCTGTGGGTGAGCACGCTGGCCGGCGCGGCGCGCTGGACCGGGCGCGATTTCGAGCGCGTACCCGACCGGGCGCTGGCTTCGGTCATCGTCAACACCATCACCTTCGAGAGCGACGGCACCGCCTGGTTCGGCACGCCGCACGGCGTCGGCGTGCGCCGTCCCAACGGCCGCTACGAAGCGCAACCGTGGGCGCGCTTCGCCCCCGACAAGACCATCATCGACGTGCTTCGCCGCGATCGCACCGGCCAGTACTGGTTCGATCTGCCGGAAGGCCTGGGTATCGGCAACGCCGAAGGGATCGCGGTGGTGCCCTTGTTCAGCAGCACCAGCCAGGGCCTGGTGCGGCCGAACTGGTCGGGCGCCTACGAGGATCGCGAGGGCGGCCTGTGGTTCGCCAGCAACGGCCACGGCCTGTGGTATCTGCCGCCGAACTGGCGCCAGTTCTCGGTGCTGACGCGGCGCATCGACGACCCCGCGACCCTGGGCAACGCCAGCGTGCGCGGCATCGCCCCGGCGCAGAGCGGCGACATGTGGCTGGTCGGCAGCGGCGGCGTGCTCGACCGTCTCGATCCGGAGACCGGGCACGTCGTGCATGTCGCCAAGGGATTCAGCGGCAACCTGGGCCTGGACCGGGTGCTGCAGGATCGCGCCGGCCAGGTCTGGGTGACTTACTACGGCGGCTTGGCGCGCATCGATCCGACCACCGGCGCGCATCGCAACTGGAGCCTGGACAGCGTCCGCGATCCGACGATCGGCGGCACCACCGCCGAGTTGGTCGAAAGCCAAGGACTGATCTGGTTGCTCGGCAGCGACGGCGATCTGCAGGCGCGCGATCTCGACGGTCGCGTACGCGAGTCGTTCGCCTTCGGCGAGCGCGGCCTGCCGAAGGACGCGGTGCTCGAACAAAGCGGCAACGGCCCCGACGGCGTCTTGTGGGTCTCCAGTTCGCAGGGATTGTGGCGCTGGGATGCGGCCGCGCGCCGCTTCGATGCGGTACCGGGTTCGCCGGCGCAACCGGTGCATGCTTTCGCTTTCGAAGGGCGCGCGCGGATGTGGGCGGCCGGTTTCGGCACGCTCGAGGCCTATCGCTGGGACGGCGTGCGCCTGCAACGCGAGTCGAGTCTCGGCGCCCGCGCCGGGCTGCCGATGACCGAAGCGCGCGGCCTGATCGTCGACCGCGCCGGCTTGGTCTGGATGACCACCACGCGCGGCCTGGTGCGGGTCGACCCGCAACTGCGTTCGGTACGCGTGTACGGGGTCAAGGACGGTTTGCCGAGCCAGGAATTCCTGGAACGGCCGCAGGCGCGCCCGAGCGACGGCCGCATCCTGGTCGGCAGCCCGGAAGGCTTGATCCTGTTCGACCCGGCGGTGGTGCGGCCGATCGAGCGCGCGCCGCCGCTGATCATCGAGACCATCGAAGTGCGGCGGCGCAACGAGCGCATCGCGTTTCCGGTCGCGAATGCGGCGGCTGCCGTTACTGCGGTCGAGCGCGCACCGGTCGCGTTCGAGGGGATTTGGTCCGACGGCGTTCCTCCAGTAACGATCGTCGACGACATCGCGCGGACCGCCATAGCCGACGGCATCGCGCCTATTACGAACGCCGATGGCATCGCGCCCATTCCGATCGCCGATGGCATCGCGCCTATTACGATCGCCGATGGCGATCGCGACCTGCGCATCGTGGCGCGACTGTTGTCGTTCAACAATGCCCAGACCAATCGTTACCGGTTCCGGCTCAGCAATTACGATCCCGGTTGGGTCGATGTCGGCGCCAGCGGCGAACGCAATTTCTCGCAGCTCGCGCCCGGCGACTACCGCCTGGAAGTGAAGGCCAAGAGCGCCGACAACGTGTGGACGCCAGTGCAGGTCATCGCCCTCCATGTCGATTCGCCGTGGTGGTGGAGCCCATGGGCGATCACCGGTTTCATCGCCCTGGTGCTGTCGCTGCTCGGCCTGCTCTGGTTCGCCTACCGCCGGCGCGCACGCCGGCGCCTGGCCTGGCAACGCGCCGAACACGAACGCGAAGTCGCCAAGCAGGCCTCGCTCGCCAAGACCCGCTTCCTCGCCACCCTCGGCCATGAAGTGCGCACGCCGATGACCGGCGTGCTCGGCATGAGCGAACTCCTGCTCGACACCCCGCTCGACGAACGCCAGCGCAGCTACACCCTGGCGGTGCGCCGCGCCGGCGAGCACCTGCTGCGCCTGGTCAACGATGCCTTGGACCTGGCGCGGATCGAATCGGGCAAGCTCGAACTCGCCGACGAAGCCTTCGACCTGCGCGCGCTAGTCGAGGAAGCCAGCAACCTGATGGCGCCGCTGGCGCGCCAGAGGCGTCTGGCCTTCGAGATCGACATCTCATCGGGCGCGCCTGCGGGTTTGCGCGGCGACGTCAGCCGGGTCTGCCAGATCCTGCTCAACCTGCTCGGCAATGCGATCAAGTTCACCGACGAAGGCAAGGTCAGTCTGCGCGTGGAATCGCTGAAGCCGCAGGGCGTGCGTTTCGAGATCGCCGACACCGGCCCCGGCCTCAACGAGGAACAGAAGAACCGTCTGTTCCGCCGTTTCGAGCAGGGCGACGGCGCCCGCACCGCGGCGCGCTACGGCGGCAGCGGCCTGGGGCTGGCGATCTGCCAGGAGCTGGCGGCGGCGATGGAGGGCCACATCACCGTCTACAGCGAACCGGGGCAGGGCGCGCGTTTCGTCTTCGATCTGCCGCTGCAGAACGTCGCGCCGCCGCCGCGCAGGCACGACGAATCCGCATCCATCGCCTACGCCGCGCCGCTGTCGTTGTTGCTCGTCGAAGACGATGCGACCGTAGCCGAAGTCATCGCCGGCCTGCTGCGCGCGCAGGGGCATCGCGTCGCCCATGTCGGCAACGGCCTGGCGGCGCTGACCGAAGTGGCGACCGGGCACTTCGACCTGGCCTTGCTCGATCTCGACCTGCCCGGCATCAACGGCCTCGACCTGGCCCGCCAGCTGCGCTCGCAGGGTTTCGCGCAGCCCTTGATCGCGGTGACCGCACGCGCCGATGCCGACGCCGAACCGCAGGCCACAGCGGCCGGCTTCGACCGTTTCCTGCGCAAGCCGGTGACCGGCACCCTGCTGCGCGAAGCCATGGACGCGGTGCTGTCGCGCAAGACGGAGGTTGATCGGAGGCTTGTGTAA